Proteins encoded in a region of the Marinococcus sp. PL1-022 genome:
- a CDS encoding ABC transporter substrate-binding protein, whose translation MKKRMIGISTLLLGGLLAGCGGESSGGSSESEGEVLVWNYFTGKQKELFDELVQEYNDSQDAVTVTSEYVPFDEIKKQLSVGSAGDTLPDMVFVDTVDNAALASQGVLANISDEVNEWGEKENFLEGPMKSAIYEEEYYGLPFASNALGLFYNEEKLEEAGFEEPPETWEELSSYSETLTTDETTGMALSGVKSEESTFQFYPFLLSNDVDYQSLDSAEASESLEVLDELIENGYMDDGVVNATQDDLARQFGTGEVAMMVNGSWNIERLKEENESLEFSIAPIPSPEGKDSVSTLGGENLALVEGGNQEESWEFMSWLLEPEQLTDFTAETSTFPAREDILNESDNWSEDKHLSQFIPILENAQPRGPSPNWPSISSPIQVAIQEAFTDSKTPEEALEDAAAKVEENTQKE comes from the coding sequence ATGAAAAAACGTATGATAGGAATTAGCACATTATTATTGGGAGGGCTTTTGGCAGGCTGCGGCGGAGAAAGCAGCGGTGGAAGTTCAGAATCTGAAGGAGAAGTATTAGTTTGGAATTACTTCACTGGAAAACAAAAAGAATTATTTGATGAATTAGTCCAGGAATATAATGATTCTCAAGACGCCGTTACTGTTACTTCTGAATATGTTCCGTTTGACGAAATCAAAAAGCAGTTGTCTGTTGGTTCGGCAGGTGACACTCTTCCAGACATGGTTTTTGTAGATACAGTGGATAATGCTGCTCTGGCTTCTCAAGGAGTATTAGCGAATATTTCAGATGAAGTAAATGAGTGGGGGGAGAAGGAAAATTTCCTGGAAGGACCAATGAAATCGGCAATCTACGAGGAAGAATATTATGGGTTGCCATTCGCGAGTAATGCACTGGGTTTATTTTACAACGAAGAAAAACTGGAGGAAGCCGGATTCGAAGAACCACCTGAAACATGGGAAGAATTAAGCAGTTATTCAGAAACGTTAACCACAGATGAAACAACTGGGATGGCCCTATCTGGCGTTAAATCGGAAGAATCAACCTTTCAATTTTACCCTTTCCTTCTCTCTAACGATGTTGACTATCAATCTTTAGATAGTGCAGAAGCGAGTGAATCACTTGAGGTTTTGGATGAACTAATTGAGAACGGATACATGGACGACGGTGTTGTTAATGCGACTCAGGATGATTTAGCTCGTCAATTTGGCACTGGAGAAGTTGCTATGATGGTTAACGGGTCCTGGAACATAGAAAGATTAAAAGAAGAAAATGAAAGCTTAGAATTTAGCATAGCGCCTATTCCATCACCTGAAGGAAAAGATTCGGTCTCCACGCTAGGTGGGGAGAACCTGGCTTTAGTTGAAGGAGGAAACCAAGAGGAGTCATGGGAGTTTATGAGCTGGCTTTTGGAACCTGAACAGTTAACTGACTTTACAGCTGAAACAAGTACTTTCCCTGCAAGAGAAGATATATTAAACGAAAGTGACAACTGGAGTGAAGATAAACATTTGAGTCAGTTCATTCCTATTTTAGAAAACGCTCAACCAAGAGGCCCTTCGCCTAATTGGCCAAGCATTTCTTCACCTATCCAAGTGGCTATCCAGGAAGCGTTTACTGATTCAAAAACTCCAGAAGAAGCCCTGGAGGACGCGGCAGCTAAAGTAGAAGAAAATACTCAGAAGGAGTAG
- a CDS encoding sugar ABC transporter permease produces MANTSAKNYENKVEKQSIWKKVLSNWQGYLFVLPAVIYMLVLIGYPLIYNLILSFQNVNLAVFNAGGAEFVGWQNYVSLFQQDVFWISLKNTMVYTVGSVVFQFVLGFLLALFFSMKFKLASFLRGVMMVSWLIPLTISALLFRFMMGADGGIVNQFLLSIGLVNQPIEWLTSPDIALWTIILTNIWVGIPFNMLLLSTGLSSLPEEIYESASLDGANIFQKFYHLTLPLLKPVILVVMMLGFIYTFKVFDLVFVMTGGGPINSTEVLSTLAYRYSFDDFEFSMGAASANILFIILFAISLVYLWMINRDNKEAGQ; encoded by the coding sequence ATGGCAAATACGAGTGCGAAAAATTATGAGAACAAAGTAGAAAAGCAGAGTATCTGGAAAAAAGTTTTAAGCAATTGGCAGGGATATTTATTCGTTCTTCCAGCAGTAATCTACATGCTGGTGCTGATCGGATATCCCCTGATATATAACTTAATTCTTAGTTTTCAAAATGTGAATTTAGCAGTTTTTAACGCTGGGGGTGCAGAATTTGTAGGTTGGCAGAACTACGTTTCGCTATTCCAGCAGGACGTCTTTTGGATATCCCTGAAAAACACCATGGTATACACGGTTGGAAGCGTAGTCTTCCAATTTGTACTAGGATTTCTATTAGCTTTATTTTTTAGTATGAAATTTAAACTGGCTTCTTTTCTGAGAGGAGTAATGATGGTCAGTTGGTTGATCCCATTAACAATATCCGCATTGCTGTTTCGGTTCATGATGGGTGCTGATGGAGGGATTGTGAACCAGTTCCTGCTTTCAATAGGACTGGTGAATCAACCAATTGAATGGCTGACAAGTCCGGATATTGCTCTATGGACGATTATACTGACAAATATCTGGGTTGGAATTCCTTTTAACATGCTCCTGCTTTCTACCGGATTAAGCAGTCTTCCAGAAGAAATTTATGAAAGTGCCAGTCTGGATGGGGCGAATATATTCCAAAAATTTTATCATCTGACTTTGCCGCTATTAAAACCAGTAATACTAGTAGTCATGATGCTTGGTTTTATCTACACTTTTAAAGTTTTTGATTTAGTATTCGTTATGACCGGTGGCGGGCCGATTAATTCAACAGAAGTATTATCTACACTTGCGTACCGTTATTCATTCGATGATTTTGAATTTAGTATGGGTGCTGCATCAGCTAATATATTATTTATTATCTTGTTTGCTATTAGTCTCGTATATTTATGGATGATTAATAGAGATAATAAGGAGGCAGGACAATGA
- a CDS encoding carbohydrate ABC transporter permease has product MTGKRKEWLLNIIGVVIVFIFLFPFFWMIITSFKTQSEIFQVPPTFLPSEWNISSYQSIFADDVLRNFFNSFLIAFTTAILVLVLAVPSAYGLARFKIKGLGFFILIFLVTQMLPATVVLTPLFIMFNQLGILNTYLGPILAAATLGVPFSVLILRTFFLDIPYELEEAATIDGSNKWQTFIKIIVPLATPSIIVCGAVSFFFAWGDLIFSITFNRSQELWPLTAGIYNAIGRYGIEWNSLMAFATISALPVLIIFILLQKRLVKGLASGAVK; this is encoded by the coding sequence ATGACGGGTAAAAGAAAAGAATGGCTCCTAAACATAATCGGAGTGGTTATCGTCTTCATATTTTTGTTTCCTTTTTTCTGGATGATTATCACTTCGTTTAAAACTCAAAGCGAAATATTTCAGGTGCCGCCGACATTTTTACCATCGGAATGGAATATTTCGAGTTATCAAAGCATCTTTGCAGACGATGTATTAAGAAACTTTTTTAATAGCTTTTTAATAGCTTTTACTACGGCTATTTTAGTATTAGTACTGGCTGTGCCTTCTGCTTATGGACTTGCAAGGTTCAAGATAAAAGGCCTTGGCTTTTTCATTCTTATTTTCCTTGTGACCCAGATGCTTCCAGCTACCGTAGTTCTTACACCCCTTTTCATTATGTTTAATCAACTGGGCATATTAAACACTTATTTAGGCCCGATATTAGCAGCAGCTACATTGGGTGTGCCTTTCTCTGTACTGATTTTAAGAACATTCTTCCTGGACATCCCTTATGAGTTGGAAGAAGCAGCTACTATCGATGGAAGCAATAAGTGGCAGACTTTTATTAAAATCATCGTTCCCCTGGCTACTCCAAGCATAATTGTGTGTGGAGCTGTTTCCTTTTTCTTTGCCTGGGGAGACCTGATTTTCAGTATTACCTTTAATAGAAGTCAGGAATTATGGCCGCTGACGGCTGGTATCTATAATGCTATTGGAAGGTATGGAATTGAGTGGAACTCGTTAATGGCGTTTGCAACTATTTCAGCACTTCCAGTGTTAATTATATTTATTTTATTACAAAAACGTTTAGTTAAAGGTTTGGCAAGCGGAGCTGTTAAGTAA
- the yicI gene encoding alpha-xylosidase produces MKFSDGNWLTREGYQLYHPNHITDYEISREEVIIYAPCKPIPDRGATLDGPLLTLKISSPTSNVLTIRVSHFLGGLEKRPELEFMETKRNELTVNDNDECLEIITGDLKMKLNKQQWRLEYFNQERKITESQNKNLAYIKHVSGKSYMREQLNIGVSEHIYGLGERFTPFVKNGQSIDSWNKDGGTSTEQAYKNIPFYISDRGYGLLVNHYENVSYEIGSEEVSKSQFSVDGEELEYSIINGPEPKKIIENYTDLTGKPALPPKWSFGLWLTTSFTTNYDEETVNHFVDGMKSRNIPLSVFHFDCFWMKEFEWCNFEWDERFFPDPEGMIKRLKNKGLSICVWINPYIAQKSPLFQEGKEKGYFIKTKGGDVWQWDLWQAGQAIVDFTNPEAKKWYQSKLEKLLDMGVDSFKTDFGERIPAENVTYYDGSDPDRMHNYYAQIYNETVFSLLKEKKGQNEAVVFARSATIGGQRFPVHWGGDCYATYESMAESLRGGLSLTSSGFGFWSHDIGGFENTASADLFKRWTAFGMLSTHSRLHGSSSYRVPWLFDEESVEVTKFFAELKNKLMPYLYNEAIHTSVTGIPMMQPMYMTFPDEKETTYLDTQYMLGSDLLVAPVFNEEGNVDYYLPGGKWTNYFTKQTIIGKQWLRQHFDYFQLPLYVRPHTLLPIGSTKERPDYDYNDQVCFELYEPTLNKPCTREIKDNDNNTLLHVEVLKENSSMKIVCKHNEHNTDWSVLWVNSPKIFWAKGAKINQKDNNYLITPENKEIFIELEEL; encoded by the coding sequence ATGAAGTTTTCGGATGGCAATTGGCTGACAAGGGAAGGGTATCAACTGTATCACCCTAACCATATCACTGATTATGAAATTTCCAGGGAAGAAGTAATTATATACGCTCCGTGTAAACCAATACCTGATAGAGGAGCTACATTGGACGGGCCGTTGTTAACATTGAAAATATCTTCTCCAACGAGCAACGTGCTCACAATAAGAGTGTCACACTTTTTAGGAGGATTGGAAAAGCGGCCCGAATTAGAATTTATGGAAACAAAGCGTAACGAATTAACAGTAAATGATAATGATGAATGCTTAGAGATTATAACTGGCGATTTAAAAATGAAATTAAATAAACAGCAATGGCGGTTAGAATACTTTAATCAAGAACGAAAGATAACAGAAAGCCAAAATAAAAATCTCGCATATATCAAACACGTTTCTGGGAAAAGTTATATGAGAGAACAATTAAACATTGGTGTGAGTGAACATATTTATGGTTTGGGAGAAAGGTTTACTCCCTTTGTAAAAAATGGACAATCTATTGACTCATGGAACAAAGATGGGGGGACCAGCACGGAACAGGCTTATAAAAATATCCCTTTTTATATTTCAGATCGGGGATATGGTTTGCTGGTGAATCATTACGAAAACGTTTCTTATGAAATAGGCTCTGAAGAGGTGTCTAAATCACAATTCAGCGTTGACGGTGAAGAATTAGAATACAGCATTATTAACGGCCCGGAGCCTAAAAAGATTATAGAAAATTATACAGATTTGACCGGAAAACCAGCCTTGCCGCCGAAGTGGTCTTTCGGACTATGGTTAACTACTTCATTCACTACGAATTATGATGAAGAAACAGTAAATCATTTTGTTGATGGAATGAAATCCAGGAACATTCCTTTAAGTGTTTTTCATTTTGACTGCTTTTGGATGAAAGAATTTGAATGGTGTAATTTTGAGTGGGATGAACGATTTTTTCCTGATCCAGAAGGCATGATCAAACGACTTAAAAATAAAGGACTATCCATATGTGTGTGGATCAATCCTTATATTGCGCAAAAATCCCCTTTATTTCAAGAAGGGAAGGAAAAAGGTTACTTTATTAAAACCAAAGGCGGCGACGTATGGCAATGGGATTTATGGCAGGCTGGGCAAGCAATTGTTGATTTCACCAACCCAGAAGCAAAAAAATGGTATCAAAGCAAGCTGGAAAAGCTGTTGGATATGGGGGTAGACAGTTTTAAAACAGACTTTGGTGAACGTATACCTGCCGAAAACGTAACTTATTACGATGGCTCTGACCCAGATAGGATGCATAACTACTATGCACAAATTTACAATGAAACAGTTTTTTCTCTGCTTAAAGAAAAAAAGGGGCAAAATGAAGCGGTGGTGTTTGCCCGGTCGGCAACCATAGGAGGACAGCGTTTCCCCGTTCACTGGGGAGGGGATTGTTACGCTACCTATGAATCAATGGCCGAAAGCTTACGCGGAGGGTTGTCCCTGACTTCTTCAGGATTTGGATTTTGGAGTCATGATATCGGGGGATTTGAAAATACTGCAAGTGCCGACCTTTTCAAACGCTGGACTGCTTTTGGAATGCTTTCTACTCACAGTCGTTTACACGGCAGCAGTTCTTATCGGGTCCCGTGGCTGTTTGATGAGGAATCGGTAGAGGTTACGAAATTTTTCGCAGAGTTAAAAAACAAATTAATGCCGTATTTATATAATGAAGCCATACACACATCTGTAACCGGAATCCCTATGATGCAGCCTATGTATATGACCTTTCCGGATGAAAAAGAAACTACGTATTTAGATACGCAATATATGCTGGGGAGTGATTTATTAGTAGCGCCTGTATTTAATGAAGAAGGTAATGTGGATTATTATTTACCTGGAGGAAAGTGGACAAATTATTTCACTAAACAAACTATAATTGGGAAGCAATGGTTACGACAGCATTTTGATTACTTCCAATTACCGTTGTATGTACGTCCTCATACGCTGCTTCCAATTGGAAGTACTAAAGAGCGGCCAGACTATGACTATAACGATCAAGTCTGTTTTGAACTTTATGAGCCAACATTAAATAAGCCTTGTACAAGAGAAATTAAAGATAATGACAATAACACTCTGTTACATGTCGAAGTATTAAAAGAAAATTCCAGCATGAAAATAGTTTGTAAACATAATGAACATAATACTGACTGGTCGGTATTGTGGGTTAACAGTCCAAAGATCTTTTGGGCAAAGGGAGCAAAAATTAATCAAAAAGATAATAATTACCTGATCACACCTGAAAATAAAGAGATTTTCATAGAATTGGAGGAATTATAA
- the xylA gene encoding xylose isomerase, whose translation MQSFNNVPTINFEGATSANDFSFKHYDKDATVMGKSMDEWLRFSVAYWHTHTFGGEDPFGGPTMERSYQKYSGMDLAKARVEANFELLNKLGITRFAFHDIDIAPEGNSLKETYQNIDTITAMLKDNMKEHGIGLLWNTANMFVDRRFMHGAATTNNADVYAYAAAKVKKQLEVAKELGAQNYVFWGGREGYETLLNTDMKREMDNLARFYHMAVDYAKEIGFEGQMLIEPKPREPMKHQYDFDVATAYAFLQKYDLDSHFKMNIESNHATLAGHTFEHELRYAREMDILGSVDANQGDLLLGWDTDEFPTDIYDATLAMYEILKNDGLGTGGLNFDAKVRRPSHKPEDLFHAHIAGMDTFAYGLKAASQLIEDRVFEDIVDERYSSFDKGVGSDILAGKTSFKELEAYALELQEPIEHQSGKQELIKAKLNQYILNANNKVKV comes from the coding sequence ATGCAATCATTTAACAACGTACCAACTATCAATTTCGAGGGCGCCACTTCGGCCAATGACTTTTCTTTTAAGCACTATGACAAGGACGCGACCGTCATGGGGAAATCGATGGACGAATGGCTCCGCTTTTCAGTAGCCTACTGGCATACACATACGTTCGGCGGGGAGGATCCGTTTGGCGGACCGACGATGGAGCGCTCCTATCAGAAATACAGCGGCATGGATCTTGCGAAAGCACGGGTGGAGGCGAACTTTGAGCTTTTGAATAAGCTGGGCATCACCCGGTTTGCGTTTCATGACATTGATATTGCTCCGGAAGGTAATTCTTTAAAAGAAACCTATCAAAATATTGATACAATCACTGCCATGCTGAAGGATAATATGAAGGAACACGGCATCGGTCTTCTGTGGAATACGGCGAATATGTTTGTTGACCGCCGGTTTATGCACGGGGCGGCGACGACAAACAATGCAGACGTTTATGCCTATGCTGCGGCTAAAGTAAAGAAGCAGCTTGAAGTAGCTAAAGAGCTGGGTGCACAGAACTACGTGTTCTGGGGTGGCCGGGAAGGCTACGAGACTCTGCTTAATACCGATATGAAGCGCGAAATGGATAACCTGGCACGCTTCTATCATATGGCGGTGGATTATGCGAAAGAGATAGGCTTTGAAGGGCAGATGCTGATTGAGCCAAAGCCGCGCGAACCAATGAAGCACCAGTACGACTTTGATGTTGCTACAGCTTACGCATTCCTGCAAAAGTATGATCTCGACAGCCATTTTAAAATGAACATCGAATCAAACCACGCCACACTTGCCGGTCATACGTTTGAACACGAGCTCCGCTACGCAAGAGAAATGGACATTCTTGGATCGGTGGATGCAAACCAGGGCGACCTGCTGCTCGGCTGGGACACCGACGAGTTCCCAACTGATATTTACGATGCGACCCTTGCGATGTACGAAATCCTGAAAAACGACGGCCTCGGTACTGGCGGCTTAAACTTTGATGCCAAGGTGCGGCGCCCGTCTCATAAGCCCGAAGACCTGTTTCATGCGCACATTGCAGGCATGGACACATTTGCCTACGGGTTAAAGGCAGCCTCCCAGCTGATCGAAGACCGTGTATTTGAAGACATTGTGGATGAACGCTACAGCAGCTTTGACAAAGGCGTGGGGAGTGACATTCTTGCCGGCAAAACAAGCTTTAAAGAGCTTGAAGCCTATGCCCTTGAACTCCAGGAGCCGATTGAGCACCAGTCGGGTAAACAGGAGCTTATTAAGGCAAAGCTGAACCAGTATATTTTAAACGCAAACAACAAAGTAAAAGTTTAA
- the xylB gene encoding xylulokinase, giving the protein MTYVIGIDLGTSAVKSLLVNRSGEVTASVSKSLSVQQPAAGHSEQNPDVWVEQTEASIQALLQETGIKAEEVESISFSGQMHGLVLLDETGRPLRPAILWNDTRTSEQCETIRHTIGENELIEATQNTVLEGFTLPKMLWVQEHEPEIWSRAASFLLPKDYVRYRMTGSMQMELSDAAGTLLLDVKGKSWSRTMREGFNLSASFCPPLIESHESAGPLTKEAADKTGLHEGVNVIAGGADNACGALGSGITEPGEGLLSIGTSGVLLVPDHGEAVPDGRLHYFNHASKDQYYYMGVTLSAGNSLQWVKDNLFFDETIEELVERASQVPAGAEQLLFTPFLTGERTPYMDAGIRGSFIGLDIRHTRGHIVRAVMEGITYSLKESHEIILQQGFQIDSLVSIGGGAKSSFWLQMQADAFGCPVRKLAHEQGPGLGAAMLAAYGTGWFTTLEECKKSFVKESETFYPDPEQSLIYEQSFQAYKKIYAQTSPLKMS; this is encoded by the coding sequence ATGACTTACGTAATCGGAATCGATTTAGGAACGAGTGCAGTGAAATCGCTTCTTGTGAACAGAAGTGGCGAGGTGACAGCTTCTGTGTCAAAATCGCTGTCTGTCCAGCAGCCGGCTGCGGGGCATTCCGAGCAGAATCCTGATGTATGGGTGGAGCAGACAGAAGCATCGATTCAGGCACTGCTTCAGGAGACAGGAATAAAGGCAGAGGAAGTGGAAAGCATCAGCTTCTCCGGCCAGATGCACGGCCTGGTGCTCCTGGATGAGACCGGCCGGCCACTGCGCCCGGCTATACTCTGGAACGATACAAGAACGTCGGAGCAGTGCGAAACGATCCGGCATACGATCGGGGAGAATGAACTGATTGAGGCAACACAGAACACAGTTCTTGAAGGCTTTACTCTTCCGAAAATGCTGTGGGTACAGGAGCACGAGCCGGAAATTTGGAGCAGGGCAGCGTCTTTTCTGCTGCCAAAGGACTACGTCCGGTACCGGATGACAGGCAGTATGCAGATGGAACTCTCTGATGCGGCCGGGACGCTTCTGCTGGATGTGAAAGGAAAATCATGGAGCCGTACGATGCGGGAAGGCTTTAATCTCTCCGCCTCGTTCTGCCCTCCGCTCATAGAATCCCACGAAAGTGCGGGACCCCTGACAAAGGAAGCGGCAGATAAGACGGGACTCCATGAAGGAGTGAATGTTATAGCCGGTGGGGCCGATAACGCCTGCGGTGCTTTAGGAAGCGGAATTACAGAACCTGGGGAAGGCCTTTTAAGTATAGGGACTTCCGGAGTGCTTCTCGTGCCGGATCACGGCGAAGCGGTTCCGGATGGACGTCTGCATTATTTTAATCACGCATCTAAGGATCAGTATTATTATATGGGAGTTACGCTTTCTGCCGGAAACAGTCTTCAGTGGGTAAAGGACAATTTGTTTTTTGACGAAACGATTGAAGAGCTGGTCGAACGGGCGTCCCAGGTGCCGGCGGGGGCAGAACAATTACTGTTCACCCCGTTTCTGACCGGTGAAAGAACGCCGTATATGGACGCAGGAATCAGGGGCAGCTTTATCGGACTCGATATCCGTCATACGAGGGGACATATCGTCCGGGCTGTCATGGAAGGGATTACGTATTCTCTAAAGGAGTCTCACGAAATCATCCTTCAGCAGGGCTTTCAGATAGATTCTCTTGTGTCTATTGGAGGAGGGGCAAAAAGCTCCTTTTGGCTTCAGATGCAGGCGGATGCCTTCGGGTGCCCTGTGCGTAAGCTCGCTCATGAACAGGGGCCGGGGCTTGGGGCAGCAATGCTTGCGGCCTACGGCACAGGGTGGTTTACTACGCTTGAGGAATGCAAGAAATCGTTTGTCAAAGAGAGCGAAACGTTTTATCCTGATCCGGAACAGTCGCTCATATATGAACAATCATTTCAGGCATATAAGAAAATTTATGCACAAACATCACCGTTAAAGATGTCATGA
- a CDS encoding ThuA domain-containing protein produces the protein MNITIWNENRHENKNPEVAKVYPKGIHGALADFLKDEADVIRTATLDEPEHGLTEDVLNDTDVLLWWGHIAHDEVEDAIVRRIQNRVLDGMGLIVLHSGHLSKIFRTLMGTGCDLKWREADERERLWVVEPGHPITEDIGEYIEMPKEEMYGEHFDIPAPDELVFISWFEGGEVFRSGATFTRGRGKIFYFRPGHETYPTYYNKDIQTVIKNAVRWSAPKNTPLPVYGNASPLEAISNKDVGEKD, from the coding sequence ATGAATATTACCATCTGGAACGAAAACAGACACGAAAACAAGAACCCGGAAGTCGCAAAGGTCTACCCGAAGGGAATTCACGGGGCTTTGGCTGACTTTCTGAAGGATGAGGCGGACGTTATACGAACGGCAACGCTTGATGAGCCGGAGCATGGACTTACAGAAGACGTGTTAAACGACACCGATGTACTGCTCTGGTGGGGACATATTGCCCACGACGAGGTAGAGGATGCCATTGTCCGGCGCATTCAGAATCGCGTGCTGGATGGGATGGGTCTGATTGTGCTTCATTCCGGTCATCTGTCAAAAATATTTCGTACATTGATGGGAACAGGCTGCGACCTGAAGTGGCGGGAAGCAGACGAGCGAGAGCGGCTATGGGTCGTAGAGCCGGGCCATCCTATTACAGAGGACATCGGGGAGTATATTGAGATGCCAAAAGAGGAAATGTACGGCGAGCACTTTGATATTCCCGCGCCGGATGAGCTCGTGTTTATCAGCTGGTTTGAAGGCGGAGAAGTATTTCGAAGCGGCGCTACCTTCACACGGGGCCGTGGAAAGATTTTTTATTTCCGTCCGGGGCACGAAACGTACCCAACATATTATAATAAAGACATTCAAACGGTGATTAAAAATGCTGTCCGGTGGTCGGCCCCGAAAAATACGCCGTTGCCCGTTTACGGTAACGCCAGTCCTCTGGAAGCCATTTCGAATAAAGATGTGGGGGAAAAAGACTAA
- a CDS encoding Gfo/Idh/MocA family oxidoreductase: protein MGKLQIGIIGAGGIARGRHLPAFQQIENVRVAAVFDTDLSKAGAAAEAFDIPAVYSTVEELLEHVEAVIICTPNKFHAELAVQALEAGVHVLCEKPMAMTTAECQDMIDASRRSGAVLTIGYHYRYMKESRMARQMVQEGEIGDPLVVRLQAMRRRKVPGWGVFTNKELQGGGSLIDYGCHLLDLALWLLDDPQPVEVSGRTYDRLSKTPGQINEWGAIDTESFSVEDHVTGYITFENGMTLLLESSWAANIKEDKEELSISGVDGGLQVFPPELYQSKFGSMMSVEPHLTSYEREDVLQAKNFTDACLGQAEVVVKPEQALRVTRIIEAVYESSRTGKSVRLDNVYADEI from the coding sequence ATGGGAAAGCTGCAGATAGGCATTATCGGTGCAGGGGGCATCGCCCGGGGCAGGCATCTGCCCGCTTTTCAGCAGATTGAAAATGTGCGTGTAGCTGCTGTTTTTGATACAGATCTCAGCAAAGCAGGAGCTGCTGCAGAAGCATTTGATATTCCGGCTGTATACAGCACCGTGGAGGAATTGCTGGAGCATGTCGAAGCAGTCATCATCTGTACACCGAACAAATTTCATGCAGAGCTTGCCGTGCAGGCCCTGGAAGCAGGGGTGCACGTGCTTTGTGAAAAACCGATGGCGATGACTACAGCAGAATGCCAGGATATGATTGATGCCTCCAGGCGTTCGGGAGCCGTATTAACGATTGGCTATCATTACCGCTACATGAAGGAATCCCGCATGGCCAGACAGATGGTACAGGAGGGCGAAATAGGTGACCCGCTGGTTGTACGTCTTCAGGCAATGCGAAGACGGAAGGTACCTGGCTGGGGTGTGTTTACAAATAAAGAACTCCAGGGCGGAGGCAGTCTGATTGATTACGGCTGCCATCTGCTGGATCTGGCTCTCTGGCTTCTGGATGATCCACAGCCCGTAGAGGTAAGCGGAAGAACCTACGACCGCCTGAGTAAAACCCCGGGCCAAATTAATGAATGGGGAGCTATCGATACGGAAAGCTTTTCTGTGGAGGACCATGTGACCGGCTATATTACGTTTGAAAATGGCATGACGCTGCTTCTGGAGTCATCCTGGGCGGCGAACATTAAAGAAGATAAAGAAGAGCTGAGCATTTCCGGGGTCGACGGTGGCCTTCAGGTTTTTCCGCCCGAACTGTACCAGTCAAAATTCGGTTCCATGATGAGTGTGGAGCCTCACTTAACAAGCTATGAGCGTGAAGACGTGCTGCAGGCGAAAAACTTTACAGACGCGTGTCTGGGGCAGGCGGAGGTCGTTGTGAAGCCCGAGCAGGCACTGCGCGTCACCCGGATTATCGAAGCTGTTTATGAAAGCAGCAGAACTGGAAAAAGCGTTCGTCTGGATAATGTGTACGCCGACGAAATATAA